One window from the genome of Commensalibacter oyaizuii encodes:
- the mdoH gene encoding glucans biosynthesis glucosyltransferase MdoH yields MTELHHVSSHSQKQEAKADTLLGSYQSEKEFDALPPESPIEMPVQDLRANPNIYGRSNKLATQNSNIFLRRLFVFAVSLLLTGYASYEMNLVFNSNGMTLLGAIVLVIFTILFLWIAFSFASSLGGFVEQLKQKGGLSLGIDPKAPLPLLHKKTAVLMPTYNEDPHRVLAGLKAIYDSIQATGRGGNFDFFILSDTTNPDVWVEEEAAFLRLREQTGGHHCIFYRRRFKNTDRKAGNLAEWIRRFGGAYDHMLTLDADSLMEGDTIVRICAAMEAHEGVGLIQTLPVIVNGTTLFARLQQFAGRVYGPTIAYGLAWWHGSESNYWGHNAVIRIKAFAEQAGMPHLPARRKPFGGMIMSHDFVEAALMRRGRWAIHMVPALHGSYEESPPSLTDIAVRDRRWCQGNLQHAMVIPTKKLSWISRIHMMVGIGAYVMSPLWLLFLLVGILVSLQALFIKPEYFTGNDRVLFPNWPQVDPVLAKYVFILTMLVLLAPKFMAWIALLFNSELRRGCGGAVKALSSIFLETIIGGLIAPIAMLIQTTAVISILLGYDSGWNAQRRDVGHIPLKDVIRDYWRHMAFGIILGIGAWEVSASLFFWMTPVLLGLLLAIPLVWITSSQRFGSFCMKIGLLIIPEEMSRPDILRRDRIEKRRAMDLEVKDGFSTLAGNKQLVALHLSLLPSERKKGDPINPHYLVGMVKLNEANSQHEVMQQLTNDEKSALLANRQSVEKFLSLSQ; encoded by the coding sequence ATGACTGAACTTCATCATGTTTCTAGTCATAGCCAGAAACAAGAGGCAAAGGCAGATACTTTATTAGGATCTTATCAATCTGAAAAAGAGTTCGATGCACTACCTCCTGAATCTCCTATAGAAATGCCTGTGCAAGATTTACGTGCCAATCCCAATATATATGGCCGTTCAAACAAGTTGGCTACACAAAATAGTAATATTTTTTTGAGGCGTTTATTTGTTTTTGCCGTTTCGTTATTATTAACTGGATATGCATCTTATGAGATGAATTTAGTGTTTAACAGTAATGGAATGACATTACTTGGGGCCATAGTTCTGGTAATTTTTACCATTTTGTTTTTATGGATTGCTTTTTCTTTCGCCTCTTCTCTGGGGGGATTTGTAGAACAACTAAAACAAAAAGGTGGACTATCTTTGGGGATAGATCCCAAAGCACCTTTGCCTTTACTGCATAAAAAAACAGCAGTTTTAATGCCCACTTATAACGAAGATCCACATCGTGTATTGGCTGGATTGAAAGCTATATATGATAGTATTCAAGCGACGGGCCGTGGTGGAAATTTCGATTTTTTTATTCTTTCAGATACGACCAATCCAGATGTTTGGGTCGAAGAAGAAGCCGCCTTTTTGCGATTAAGAGAACAAACAGGTGGCCATCATTGTATTTTTTATCGTCGCAGATTTAAAAATACTGATCGTAAAGCAGGAAATCTTGCCGAATGGATACGCCGTTTTGGTGGTGCCTATGATCACATGTTAACCCTAGACGCAGACAGTTTGATGGAAGGGGACACGATCGTTCGTATTTGTGCTGCTATGGAGGCCCATGAGGGGGTTGGGTTAATTCAAACTTTGCCCGTTATTGTGAATGGGACAACTTTGTTTGCCAGATTGCAGCAATTTGCAGGCCGTGTTTATGGCCCAACAATTGCTTATGGTTTGGCGTGGTGGCACGGTTCTGAAAGTAATTATTGGGGGCATAATGCGGTTATTCGGATAAAAGCATTTGCAGAGCAAGCAGGAATGCCTCATTTACCTGCTCGAAGGAAACCCTTTGGCGGAATGATTATGAGTCATGATTTTGTTGAGGCTGCCTTAATGCGTAGGGGGCGTTGGGCCATCCATATGGTGCCAGCATTACATGGATCTTATGAAGAAAGCCCTCCTTCCTTGACAGATATTGCAGTACGTGATCGGCGTTGGTGCCAAGGGAATTTACAACATGCGATGGTTATTCCAACCAAAAAACTAAGCTGGATCAGTCGTATTCACATGATGGTAGGGATCGGGGCGTATGTTATGTCTCCACTTTGGTTATTATTCTTGTTGGTCGGAATTCTGGTTTCATTACAGGCTTTATTTATCAAACCAGAATATTTTACAGGGAATGATCGAGTATTATTTCCCAATTGGCCCCAAGTTGATCCTGTCTTGGCGAAATATGTTTTCATTTTGACCATGTTGGTTTTGTTAGCACCTAAATTCATGGCATGGATTGCATTATTATTTAATTCAGAACTGCGTCGCGGATGCGGTGGTGCAGTTAAAGCATTATCTTCTATCTTTCTTGAAACTATAATCGGTGGGTTGATTGCTCCTATCGCAATGTTAATTCAAACGACCGCTGTTATTTCAATCTTGCTGGGATATGATTCTGGATGGAATGCACAAAGACGTGATGTTGGGCATATTCCATTAAAAGACGTAATAAGAGATTATTGGCGACATATGGCTTTTGGAATTATTTTGGGAATTGGTGCTTGGGAGGTCTCTGCCTCTTTGTTTTTTTGGATGACCCCCGTATTGCTGGGATTACTGCTTGCTATTCCATTGGTGTGGATTACTTCCAGTCAGCGTTTTGGATCTTTTTGCATGAAAATTGGTTTATTAATTATCCCTGAAGAAATGTCCAGACCTGATATCTTGCGTCGAGATCGGATCGAGAAGAGAAGGGCTATGGACTTAGAGGTTAAAGATGGATTTTCCACGTTAGCTGGAAACAAACAATTGGTTGCTTTACATTTATCGTTGTTGCCATCTGAACGTAAAAAGGGCGATCCTATTAATCCACATTATTTGGTTGGTATGGTTAAATTAAATGAGGCCAACAGCCAGCACGAAGTTATGCAGCAATTGACGAATGATGAGAAATCAGCGTTATTAGCAAATCGTCAATCTGTAGAAAAATTTCTAAGCTTATCTCAATAG
- the ilvC gene encoding ketol-acid reductoisomerase, with translation MRVYYDRDADVNLIKNKKVAVLGYGSQGHAHANNMKDSGVKEVAIGLRAGSSSAKKAEAAGLKVMSVAEAAAWADVVMVLTPDEAQADLYKEELVNNLKQGAAIAFAHGLNIHFKLIEPRPDLDVFMIAPKGPGHTVRSEYQRGGGVPCLVAVHQNPSGNALEIALSYASAIGGGRAGVIETTFREECETDLFGEQAVLCGGLVDLIRNGFETLVEAGYAPEMAYFECLHEVKLIVDLIYEGGFANMNYSISNTAEYGEYVSGPRVITSESRQAMRDILKDIQDGTFVNKFMTDNKVGQVNLKARRNLLNEHQIEEVGSKLRDMMPWIAKNRLVDKSKN, from the coding sequence ATGCGTGTTTATTATGATCGCGACGCTGATGTTAATTTGATTAAAAATAAAAAGGTTGCGGTATTAGGATACGGTAGTCAAGGACATGCACACGCCAATAACATGAAAGATAGTGGCGTTAAAGAAGTTGCTATTGGGTTACGTGCTGGTTCAAGCAGCGCCAAAAAGGCAGAAGCTGCTGGTTTAAAAGTAATGAGCGTTGCAGAGGCCGCAGCATGGGCCGATGTTGTCATGGTTTTAACCCCAGATGAAGCACAAGCAGATTTATATAAAGAGGAATTGGTAAATAATTTAAAACAAGGTGCTGCAATTGCTTTTGCACATGGTTTAAATATTCATTTTAAATTAATTGAACCTCGTCCAGATCTTGATGTCTTTATGATTGCTCCTAAAGGGCCTGGTCATACTGTGCGTTCTGAATATCAACGTGGGGGTGGGGTTCCTTGTTTGGTTGCTGTGCATCAAAACCCATCTGGTAATGCTTTGGAAATTGCACTTTCTTATGCTTCTGCTATTGGTGGTGGACGCGCAGGCGTGATTGAAACGACTTTCCGTGAAGAATGTGAAACAGATCTTTTTGGTGAACAAGCTGTTTTATGTGGTGGTTTGGTTGATTTGATTCGTAATGGTTTTGAAACATTGGTCGAAGCAGGATATGCCCCTGAAATGGCTTATTTTGAATGTTTGCATGAAGTAAAATTGATCGTAGATTTAATCTATGAAGGTGGATTTGCAAACATGAACTATTCTATTTCAAATACAGCTGAATATGGTGAATATGTTTCTGGCCCCCGCGTTATTACCAGCGAATCTCGCCAGGCCATGCGTGATATTTTAAAAGATATTCAAGACGGCACATTTGTAAATAAATTTATGACTGATAACAAAGTCGGCCAGGTGAATTTAAAAGCAAGACGTAATTTATTAAACGAACATCAAATTGAAGAAGTTGGTTCTAAGTTACGTGACATGATGCCTTGGATTGCAAAAAATCGCTTGGTTGATAAAAGCAAAAACTAA
- a CDS encoding DNA adenine methylase has protein sequence MKWNRTEHSSYLTKDFIFNQLIPYIGNKRKLLDLIKYTLLETQKEPISTPGIFIDCFAGTGVVSRLAKTMGYQIFCNDWEPYSELLNIASIQALEEPVYFNQQTYAEVLHHLNHLSPKQDWVTTHLCPQSDEHYDILTERMFYMNKNGQRIDAIREQIAQWDQNGLLSPIERACLLAPLLYCACYHANTSGVFKGFHKGWGGQTKTALYRIAADLELHPIQFFNNHQQNHVFRMDAQSLAEQLHYMAIPQYSIAYLDPPYNQHPYGANYHVLNSITLWDKPTVSPHIIPNEKSAIRKDWRKDRKSAYTIRNKAIDAYRKLIETLPTQWIATSYSTDGFIPLSEMIECNCNVGQVSIFAKSYKRYRVSSQRYSHKARNIEFVLLTKVGAKTNQFPTELVEQIFSLENASLSQKLEERESCIHVFK, from the coding sequence ATGAAATGGAATAGAACAGAGCATTCCTCTTATCTAACAAAAGATTTCATATTTAATCAACTCATTCCTTACATTGGTAATAAACGTAAGTTATTGGATCTGATCAAGTACACTCTTTTAGAAACGCAAAAAGAACCAATTTCTACACCAGGAATATTTATTGACTGTTTCGCAGGTACAGGTGTTGTTAGCCGATTGGCAAAAACCATGGGTTATCAAATTTTTTGCAATGACTGGGAACCTTATAGTGAATTACTAAACATAGCTTCTATCCAGGCTTTGGAAGAACCAGTTTATTTCAACCAGCAAACTTATGCTGAGGTTTTGCACCACCTTAATCATTTATCCCCAAAACAAGATTGGGTCACAACGCATTTATGTCCTCAAAGTGATGAACATTACGATATTCTTACCGAACGCATGTTTTATATGAATAAAAATGGACAACGTATTGATGCCATTCGTGAGCAAATTGCACAATGGGATCAAAATGGACTTTTATCTCCAATCGAACGGGCTTGCCTGTTGGCACCTCTCCTTTATTGTGCGTGCTATCATGCCAATACAAGTGGCGTATTTAAAGGGTTCCATAAAGGATGGGGCGGGCAAACAAAAACTGCTTTGTATCGTATTGCTGCCGATTTAGAATTACATCCCATTCAATTCTTTAATAATCACCAACAAAATCATGTCTTTCGCATGGACGCACAATCTCTGGCAGAACAACTACATTACATGGCTATTCCACAATATAGTATCGCTTATTTAGATCCCCCATATAACCAACATCCGTACGGGGCCAATTACCACGTCCTGAACAGTATTACTTTGTGGGACAAACCTACTGTTTCGCCGCACATTATTCCTAATGAAAAATCCGCTATTCGCAAAGATTGGCGCAAAGATCGTAAAAGCGCATATACCATTCGCAATAAAGCCATTGATGCCTATAGGAAGTTAATTGAGACATTGCCAACACAATGGATTGCTACCAGTTATAGTACGGATGGATTTATTCCTTTATCAGAAATGATTGAGTGCAACTGTAACGTAGGGCAAGTCTCTATTTTCGCAAAATCTTATAAACGCTATCGTGTCAGCTCCCAACGATATTCGCACAAGGCACGAAACATTGAATTTGTTTTATTAACAAAAGTAGGGGCTAAAACAAATCAATTCCCTACAGAACTTGTCGAACAAATTTTTTCCTTGGAGAATGCTTCTCTTTCCCAAAAACTTGAAGAAAGAGAAAGCTGCATTCATGTTTTTAAATAA
- the dauA gene encoding C4-dicarboxylic acid transporter DauA: MTDKKNVFKFPPIATGMIDTFRQGYKFSDLKNDALAGLTIGTVAVPLSMALAIATGVPPEHGLYTAIIAGAIIALTGGSRYNISGPTAAFVVILFPIVKDYGIGGLLLATMMAGVILLLLGVAKMGQLIRFVPYPVVLGFTAGIALIIAILQIPDFLGLRTGKLGDDFIENIGIIASSFGTINPYELGVGLFTLIVLILWPKFKIPLPAPLVGLIVGAVAAYFINKGIGGADIQTIASRFTWKADGIEGTGIPPIPPTLIMPWALPGPDGQPLEITFKLIHTLIGPAFAIATLGAIESLLCAVIADELTHTKHNPNAELIGQGLGNIIAPLFGGITATAAIARTATSVRSGAKSPIAGIIHSIFVLLAVVLFAGLLGYVPMASLGALLFIVAWNMSEAHHCLKIIKTSPRGDVMILLACFGLTIIFDMVVAVAVGVALSATLFISHMTQAFQARKVERHPEMDDVYDHVNIFDINGPLFFGVSEKILTSLRSDETHLKKIFIIDMHDVISIDATTISGLQSIYAQLRANDQSLIIVGASTKIIMALRRAGLYSVRGQLAYCSNFQFTNNVVKRWLEIPS, translated from the coding sequence ATGACTGATAAAAAGAATGTTTTTAAATTCCCGCCTATAGCGACGGGAATGATTGATACTTTTCGCCAAGGTTATAAATTTTCCGATTTAAAAAACGATGCTTTGGCTGGTCTAACAATTGGTACTGTTGCAGTACCCCTGTCCATGGCACTGGCAATCGCAACTGGCGTTCCACCTGAACATGGATTATACACAGCAATTATTGCAGGGGCTATTATCGCACTGACAGGCGGATCACGATATAATATATCAGGCCCCACCGCAGCATTTGTGGTAATTTTATTCCCAATTGTGAAAGATTACGGTATTGGTGGTCTTTTACTAGCAACAATGATGGCTGGGGTTATCTTACTATTATTAGGTGTGGCGAAAATGGGTCAATTAATTCGATTTGTCCCATATCCCGTAGTGCTAGGATTCACCGCAGGTATTGCCTTAATTATCGCTATTTTACAAATCCCTGATTTTCTTGGATTACGAACTGGAAAATTAGGAGACGACTTTATAGAAAATATTGGTATCATCGCCTCCTCTTTTGGAACAATTAATCCCTATGAACTAGGAGTTGGACTGTTTACATTAATCGTTTTGATCCTATGGCCTAAATTTAAAATTCCCTTGCCTGCCCCTTTGGTTGGATTAATCGTTGGTGCTGTGGCTGCATATTTTATCAATAAAGGTATTGGTGGGGCCGATATCCAAACCATTGCATCTCGTTTTACTTGGAAAGCTGATGGAATTGAAGGAACGGGTATTCCTCCCATTCCACCAACTTTGATCATGCCTTGGGCGCTACCAGGACCTGATGGACAACCTCTCGAAATTACGTTTAAATTAATTCATACCTTAATTGGCCCTGCTTTTGCTATCGCAACTTTAGGAGCAATTGAATCGCTCTTATGTGCAGTTATTGCTGACGAATTAACCCATACAAAACATAATCCAAATGCAGAACTGATCGGGCAAGGACTAGGAAATATCATCGCCCCTCTTTTTGGTGGGATTACCGCTACAGCAGCGATTGCAAGAACAGCAACCAGCGTAAGAAGCGGTGCTAAATCCCCTATTGCTGGTATCATACATTCTATCTTTGTTCTTTTAGCTGTTGTCTTATTTGCAGGCTTATTGGGGTATGTTCCCATGGCATCCTTGGGGGCACTCTTATTCATCGTTGCATGGAACATGAGTGAAGCCCACCATTGCCTTAAAATTATCAAAACGTCACCTCGTGGGGACGTTATGATTTTATTGGCCTGTTTTGGGTTGACAATAATATTTGATATGGTTGTAGCCGTCGCTGTTGGTGTTGCCTTATCTGCCACATTATTTATCAGCCACATGACGCAGGCATTTCAAGCACGTAAAGTTGAACGCCATCCTGAAATGGATGATGTATATGATCACGTAAATATTTTTGATATTAATGGTCCGTTGTTCTTTGGGGTATCGGAAAAGATTTTGACATCTTTACGATCAGATGAAACACATCTTAAAAAAATATTTATCATCGATATGCATGATGTGATCAGTATTGATGCGACAACAATTTCTGGATTACAATCTATCTATGCACAATTACGCGCAAATGATCAATCTTTGATTATCGTGGGTGCCTCAACTAAAATTATTATGGCCTTAAGACGAGCAGGTTTGTATAGCGTAAGAGGACAATTAGCTTATTGCTCGAATTTTCAATTTACAAATAACGTCGTTAAACGTTGGTTAGAAATACCTTCATAA
- the ilvB gene encoding biosynthetic-type acetolactate synthase large subunit: MTNIELNKADHSQIGESVQTMTGAEVLLQVLVDMGVDVIFGYPGGAVLPIYDALFQQDRIRHILTRHEQAAVHAAEAYARSTGKVGVALVTSGPGATNTVTGLVDALMDSIPLVCISGQVFSNLIGNDAFQEADTVGITRAATKFNYLIKDKDKLAGKIREAFYIARSGRPGPVLIDIPKDLMINTAPYQKQVIKEHPSYKPVVEPNHQAIVDAVRAMKKAKRPLFYTGGGIINSGPKASKNLRALVQMSGFPCTSTLMGLGAYPASDKQFLGMLGMHGTYEANLATHGCDVLVALGARFDDRVTGSVKDFSPNSLKIHADIDPSQINKIVLVDIPIVGDVSRTIELMIEEWNKNPEPVDQHALDTWWKQINEWRSIDCLRYTQNNAAGATIKPQHAIRRLHELVSKRGKEAYVSTEVGQHQMWAAQYFPFESPNHFMTSGGLGTMGYGLPAAVGTQVAHPQGLVIDIAGEASTMMNIQELATIKQYRLPVKIFILNNRYMGMVRQWQELIHGGRYSESYSDSLPDFVKLAESFGIKGLRAQTIDDLDAVITEMLDEPGPVLVEIQVEKEENCFPMIPAGAPHNQILLGADSKA; the protein is encoded by the coding sequence ATGACAAATATTGAGCTAAACAAAGCAGACCACTCTCAAATAGGGGAATCAGTTCAAACAATGACTGGTGCTGAGGTTCTGTTGCAAGTGCTCGTGGATATGGGGGTTGATGTCATTTTTGGGTACCCCGGTGGGGCTGTTTTACCGATCTACGATGCATTATTCCAACAAGATCGCATTCGTCACATTTTAACACGTCACGAACAGGCTGCAGTTCATGCTGCAGAAGCTTATGCCCGTTCAACAGGCAAAGTCGGGGTCGCATTAGTCACCAGTGGGCCAGGGGCCACCAATACAGTGACAGGCCTGGTTGATGCATTAATGGATTCTATTCCATTAGTTTGTATTTCTGGTCAGGTATTTAGCAATCTGATTGGTAACGATGCGTTTCAAGAAGCTGATACAGTGGGTATTACTCGTGCAGCAACTAAGTTTAATTATTTGATTAAAGATAAAGACAAGTTAGCTGGTAAAATTAGAGAGGCATTTTATATTGCTCGTTCTGGTCGACCAGGTCCTGTATTAATTGATATTCCCAAGGATTTGATGATAAATACTGCCCCTTATCAAAAACAAGTAATTAAAGAACATCCTTCTTATAAACCAGTTGTCGAGCCAAATCATCAAGCCATTGTTGACGCTGTAAGGGCAATGAAAAAGGCTAAGCGTCCTTTATTTTATACAGGGGGTGGAATTATTAACTCTGGTCCGAAAGCTTCAAAAAATCTAAGAGCTTTGGTTCAGATGTCGGGGTTCCCCTGTACTTCTACATTAATGGGACTGGGTGCATATCCCGCTTCAGATAAACAATTTTTAGGTATGCTGGGCATGCACGGAACTTACGAAGCGAATTTGGCAACGCATGGATGTGATGTGTTGGTGGCATTAGGTGCACGATTTGATGATCGCGTTACAGGCAGTGTTAAGGATTTTTCACCTAACTCTTTAAAAATTCATGCCGATATTGATCCTTCTCAGATTAACAAAATTGTTTTAGTGGATATACCGATTGTTGGTGATGTATCTCGTACGATTGAATTGATGATAGAGGAATGGAATAAAAATCCAGAACCTGTCGACCAGCATGCGTTAGATACTTGGTGGAAGCAGATTAATGAATGGCGTTCAATAGATTGTTTGCGGTATACTCAAAATAATGCAGCAGGGGCAACAATAAAACCACAACATGCTATTCGTCGTTTACATGAACTGGTTTCCAAACGAGGGAAAGAAGCTTATGTCTCGACTGAAGTGGGACAGCATCAAATGTGGGCTGCTCAATATTTCCCTTTTGAATCCCCTAATCATTTTATGACGTCGGGTGGGCTTGGTACTATGGGATACGGATTGCCAGCTGCAGTTGGAACACAGGTTGCACATCCACAAGGATTGGTGATCGATATCGCGGGTGAAGCTTCTACCATGATGAACATTCAGGAATTAGCAACAATCAAGCAGTATCGTCTTCCAGTTAAAATATTCATCTTGAATAATCGCTATATGGGAATGGTTCGTCAGTGGCAGGAATTGATTCACGGCGGACGTTATTCTGAAAGCTATAGTGACAGTTTACCTGATTTCGTAAAGCTTGCAGAAAGTTTCGGAATTAAAGGGTTAAGAGCGCAAACAATCGATGATCTTGATGCGGTTATTACAGAAATGTTGGATGAACCTGGGCCTGTTTTGGTAGAAATTCAAGTGGAAAAAGAGGAAAATTGTTTTCCTATGATTCCAGCGGGTGCCCCCCATAATCAGATTCTACTGGGGGCAGATTCAAAGGCGTAA
- the miaA gene encoding tRNA (adenosine(37)-N6)-dimethylallyltransferase MiaA: protein MSNALFKASTIKNDVPWALIVAGPTCSGKSYLSLQLAKIINGVVINADAMQCYQDLRIITARPTIQDEAEAPHRLYGVLPWDQTGNARWWRDQALLQLQQAWKRGQFPILCGGTGMYFHSLIHGIALIPEPSSQAREEARALIATKGSVFLHTELLKVDPQTASTLNPADSQRVARAWEVWRSTGHGLRYWQQEAHLPGANCNFIVIRLAPDRKLLREAVAERFGEMIEMGAVEEVAQFLKCNPPLQAPLRRAHGVPEFASYLAGDISLQDAVEKAVANTQRYIKRQETWFSNRVMAPSTQVCIFNSRINHNLKYSESFIEKSMLFIKNFVDL from the coding sequence ATGAGTAATGCTTTGTTCAAAGCAAGTACTATCAAGAATGATGTTCCTTGGGCATTAATTGTTGCTGGACCGACATGTTCAGGAAAATCGTATTTATCTTTACAGTTGGCAAAAATTATCAACGGAGTGGTAATTAATGCTGATGCAATGCAGTGTTATCAGGATTTACGGATTATTACTGCCAGACCTACTATTCAGGATGAAGCGGAAGCCCCCCATCGTTTATACGGGGTATTGCCTTGGGATCAAACAGGAAATGCCAGATGGTGGCGTGATCAGGCATTGTTGCAGTTGCAACAAGCGTGGAAACGCGGTCAATTCCCTATTTTATGTGGTGGTACAGGGATGTATTTTCATTCCTTAATTCATGGCATCGCCCTTATCCCAGAACCCAGTTCACAAGCTCGGGAGGAGGCACGCGCATTAATTGCGACGAAGGGATCTGTGTTTCTTCATACAGAATTATTAAAAGTAGACCCACAAACCGCATCTACATTGAATCCTGCAGATTCTCAACGTGTGGCTAGAGCATGGGAAGTGTGGCGTTCTACAGGACATGGGTTGAGATACTGGCAGCAAGAGGCACATTTACCGGGTGCAAATTGTAATTTCATAGTTATTCGATTGGCCCCCGATCGTAAATTATTACGTGAAGCAGTGGCGGAACGGTTCGGAGAAATGATTGAGATGGGTGCTGTTGAAGAAGTGGCACAATTTTTAAAATGTAATCCACCACTACAAGCCCCATTACGTAGGGCACATGGTGTGCCAGAATTTGCGTCTTATTTGGCAGGAGATATTTCTTTGCAAGATGCCGTTGAGAAAGCCGTGGCGAACACACAACGTTACATTAAACGGCAAGAAACATGGTTTTCAAATCGGGTTATGGCGCCGTCAACCCAAGTTTGTATTTTTAATTCAAGAATTAATCATAATTTGAAATATTCAGAAAGTTTTATAGAAAAATCCATGCTATTTATTAAAAATTTTGTTGACCTTTGA
- the serB gene encoding phosphoserine phosphatase SerB, with protein MSYVFTFVTRPSVLDQSLLTKITSLCVDSQECWLSPSEAIDISLPTSMHNKEEVLSLYSSVKQALSSYPIDIFLTSIFHRRKKLLIADMDSTIVNSETLDDLASEVGIGEKIAAITKRAMNGELVFADALKERIALLKGVSADLLEATWKKTHLNEGAKTLIATMKKHHAHTALVSGGFTFFTQRVADQCGFDENYANQLSIKNNQLDGTVIPPILGKEAKLFHLNRLTQSLNIDIAETVTIGDGANDLPMLTHAGLGIGYYPKPVVKKEVINIIEHTSLRSALFAQGYHHTDFC; from the coding sequence ATGTCCTATGTTTTTACCTTTGTTACCCGTCCTTCTGTTTTAGATCAATCTTTACTAACAAAAATCACTTCTTTATGTGTTGATAGCCAAGAATGTTGGCTATCCCCTTCAGAAGCAATTGATATTAGCCTGCCTACATCTATGCATAATAAAGAGGAAGTTTTGTCTCTATATTCTTCTGTGAAGCAGGCATTGTCCTCTTACCCTATTGATATATTCCTAACTTCTATATTTCATCGTCGTAAAAAACTGCTTATCGCAGATATGGACAGTACCATTGTAAACAGTGAAACCTTAGATGATTTGGCTAGCGAAGTCGGTATTGGTGAAAAAATTGCCGCTATTACGAAACGAGCAATGAACGGAGAATTGGTTTTTGCCGATGCCTTAAAAGAACGCATCGCATTGTTAAAAGGTGTATCGGCAGATTTGCTTGAAGCAACATGGAAAAAAACACATCTTAATGAAGGAGCAAAAACACTAATAGCTACGATGAAGAAACACCATGCCCATACTGCACTGGTTTCTGGAGGTTTCACATTTTTCACACAACGAGTTGCTGATCAATGCGGATTTGATGAAAATTATGCAAACCAACTTAGTATTAAAAACAATCAGTTGGACGGAACGGTCATTCCCCCTATTTTAGGCAAAGAGGCGAAATTATTTCACCTAAATCGATTAACTCAATCATTAAATATTGATATTGCAGAAACAGTAACCATTGGCGATGGGGCAAATGACCTGCCAATGTTAACCCATGCAGGGTTGGGTATAGGTTATTACCCTAAACCAGTCGTTAAGAAAGAAGTTATTAATATTATTGAACATACTTCTTTACGATCAGCTCTTTTCGCACAAGGTTATCATCATACAGATTTTTGTTAA
- the ilvN gene encoding acetolactate synthase small subunit — MDYIDKKTLQRSAQQEKDEFVTAIFSLIVENESGVLSRVIGLFAGRGYNIESLTVAPVDDGGRKSRINILTSGTPMVINQIKEQLDRQVPVYRVVNLCRQGPYVARELALIKVVSKGSERAEALTLADAFRAQVVDASIDSLVFELTGKTEKINAFVDLLRSLGLVELSRTGIAAIGRGRHTI, encoded by the coding sequence ATGGACTATATTGATAAAAAAACATTACAACGTAGTGCACAGCAAGAGAAAGATGAATTTGTGACAGCTATTTTTTCATTAATTGTTGAAAATGAAAGTGGTGTGTTATCTAGGGTAATCGGTTTATTTGCAGGACGTGGTTACAATATTGAAAGTTTAACCGTCGCCCCTGTGGATGATGGCGGACGGAAATCCAGAATTAATATTTTAACTTCTGGAACACCGATGGTTATTAATCAGATTAAGGAACAATTGGATCGTCAAGTTCCTGTATATCGGGTTGTAAATTTATGCAGGCAAGGGCCATATGTTGCCAGAGAACTTGCATTAATTAAAGTCGTTTCTAAAGGTTCAGAACGAGCAGAGGCGTTAACCTTGGCCGATGCGTTTCGCGCACAGGTTGTGGATGCTAGTATTGATTCTTTGGTATTTGAATTGACGGGAAAAACAGAAAAGATTAATGCTTTTGTTGATTTATTACGTTCATTAGGGTTGGTAGAGTTATCCCGCACAGGGATTGCAGCCATTGGACGAGGCCGTCATACAATTTAA